A DNA window from Brassica napus cultivar Da-Ae chromosome A4, Da-Ae, whole genome shotgun sequence contains the following coding sequences:
- the LOC106447661 gene encoding jasmonate-induced oxygenase 4, with protein sequence MVASWPEPIVSVQALSQAGISTVPSRYVKPAHQRPVVYNSDQSGLDMEVPVLDMSDIWRKPEGLRRVRNACEEWGFFQVVNHGVDHMLMESVRGAWREFFDLPVEVKRKYANSPDTYEGYGSRIGVVKDAKLDWSDYFFLNYLPSSIRNPSKWPSQPPKIRELIEEYGEEVRKLCERLVETLSESLGLEPNHLMKAFGGEDKVGANLRANFYPKCPQPHLTLGLSSHSDPGGITIVLPDEKVAGLQVRRGDCWVTVKSVPNALIVNIGDQVQILSNGIYKSVEHQVVVNSGMDRVSLALFYNPRSDIPIGPVKELLTKDRPALYKPIRFDEYRLLIRQKGPSGKNQVDSLLAST encoded by the exons atggttgCAAGCTGGCCTGAGCCGATTGTTTCCGTTCAAGCCTTATCCCAAGCCGGCATATCCACCGTCCCAAGCCGGTATGTGAAACCCGCTCATCAGAGACCGGTGGTCTACAATTCCGACCAATCCGGTCTTGACATGGAAGTCCCCGTGCTAGACATGAGCGACATATGGAGGAAACCGGAAGGGCTTAGGCGCGTGAGGAATGCGTGTGAGGAGTGGGGTTTCTTCCAAGTGGTGAACCATGGTGTAGACCACATGCTGATGGAGAGTGTCAGGGGAGCGTGGCGAGAGTTCTTTGATTTACCTGTAGAGGTGAAACGAAAGTACGCAAACTCACCAGACACATATGAAGGCTATGGAAGCAGGATCGGGGTTGTGAAAGATGCTAAATTAGATTGGAGTGATTATTTCTTCCTCAATTACTTGCCTTCTTCCATTCGAAACCCTTCCAAGTGGCCATCTCAGCCTCCTAAGATAAG AGAATTGATCGAAGAGTACGGAGAAGAAGTGAGAAAACTATGTGAGAGGCTAGTAGAGACATTGTCAGAGAGTTTAGGTTTAGAACCAAACCATCTCATGAAGGCCTTTGGAGGAGAAGACAAAGTTGGAGCTAATCTGAGAGCAAACTTTTACCCAAAATGCCCTCAGCCACACCTAACTTTAGGTCTCTCTTCTCATTCTGACCCGGGTGGCATCACCATTGTCCTCCCCGACGAGAAGGTTGCTGGCCTCCAGGTCCGTCGTGGTGACTGCTGGGTCACCGTTAAATCCGTCCCCAATGCTTTGATCGTTAACATTGGAGATCAAGTTCAG ATACTTAGCAATGGAATTTACAAAAGCGTGGAGCATCAGGTGGTCGTTAATTCCGGTATGGATCGagtctccttggcactcttctACAACCCGAGAAGTGATATCCCGATTGGACCGGTTAAAGAACTATTAACCAAAGACCGACCTGCTCTTTATAAACCGATCAGGTTCGACGAGTACCGCCTTCTGATTCGACAAAAGGGTCCTAGTGGGAAAAACCAAGTAGATTCACTGTTGGCAAGCACATGA